A genomic window from Ursus arctos isolate Adak ecotype North America unplaced genomic scaffold, UrsArc2.0 scaffold_25, whole genome shotgun sequence includes:
- the GON7 gene encoding EKC/KEOPS complex subunit GON7 — protein MELLGEYVGLDGQQRVLRVPCEAPGDADPFQGLLSGVAQMRELVTELFGPLVQQETQDREAAAPEEAMDGDDEDDAEDDNNTDIRTNSDGPSAKRPKPPS, from the exons ATGGAGTTGTTGGGCGAGTACGTCGGGCTGGATGGGCAGCAGCGGGTGCTGCGGGTGCCCTGTGAGGCGCCGGGAGACGCCGACCCTTTCCAGGGCCTGTTGTCTGGTGTGGCCCAGATGAGGGAGCTTGTGACCGAGCTCTTCGGCCCCCTGGTACAGCAGGAAACGCAAGACCGGGAGGCGGCGGCTCCAGAAGAGGCCATGGACG gtgatgatgaagatgatgcaGAAGATGATAATAACACTGATATCAGAACTAACTCAGATGGACCATCTGCAAAACGGCCCAAACCTCCATCTTAA
- the LYSET gene encoding lysosomal enzyme trafficking factor isoform X1 — MVAFSEMPKPPEYSELSDSLTLAVGTGRFSGPLHRAWRMMNFRQRMGWIGVGLYLLASAGAFYYVFEINETYNRLALEHIQQHPEEPLEGTTWTHSLKARLLSLPFWFWTIIFLIPYLQMFLFLYSCTRADPKTVGYCIIPICLAVICNRHQAFVKASNQISRLQLIDT; from the exons ATGGTGGCTTTCTCTGAAATGCCAAAACCACCCGAGTATTCAGAACTGAGTGACTCTTTAACGCTTGCCGTGGGAACAGGAAGATTTTCGGGACCATT gcACAGAGCATGGAGAATGATGAACTTCCGTCAGAGGATGGGATGGATTGGAGTGGGATTGTATCTGTTAGCAAGTGCAGGAGCATTTTACTATGTTTTTGAAATCAATGAGACTTACAACAGGCTGGCCTTGGAACACATTCAGCAGCACCCGGAAGAGCCCCTTGAAGGAACCACATGGACACACTCCTTGAAAGCTCGGTTACTCTCCCTGCCTTTTTGGTTTTGGACAATTATTTTTCTGATACCTTATTTACAGatgtttttgttcctttattcttGTACAAGAGCTGACCCCAAAACAGTGGGCTACTGTATTATCCCCATATGCTTGGCAGTTATTTGCAATCGCCACCAGGCATTTGTCAAGGCTTCTAATCAGATCAGCAGACTACAACTGATTGACACGTAA
- the LYSET gene encoding lysosomal enzyme trafficking factor isoform X2 yields the protein MMNFRQRMGWIGVGLYLLASAGAFYYVFEINETYNRLALEHIQQHPEEPLEGTTWTHSLKARLLSLPFWFWTIIFLIPYLQMFLFLYSCTRADPKTVGYCIIPICLAVICNRHQAFVKASNQISRLQLIDT from the coding sequence ATGATGAACTTCCGTCAGAGGATGGGATGGATTGGAGTGGGATTGTATCTGTTAGCAAGTGCAGGAGCATTTTACTATGTTTTTGAAATCAATGAGACTTACAACAGGCTGGCCTTGGAACACATTCAGCAGCACCCGGAAGAGCCCCTTGAAGGAACCACATGGACACACTCCTTGAAAGCTCGGTTACTCTCCCTGCCTTTTTGGTTTTGGACAATTATTTTTCTGATACCTTATTTACAGatgtttttgttcctttattcttGTACAAGAGCTGACCCCAAAACAGTGGGCTACTGTATTATCCCCATATGCTTGGCAGTTATTTGCAATCGCCACCAGGCATTTGTCAAGGCTTCTAATCAGATCAGCAGACTACAACTGATTGACACGTAA
- the MOAP1 gene encoding LOW QUALITY PROTEIN: modulator of apoptosis 1 (The sequence of the model RefSeq protein was modified relative to this genomic sequence to represent the inferred CDS: inserted 1 base in 1 codon; deleted 2 bases in 1 codon; substituted 1 base at 1 genomic stop codon), translated as MTLRLLEDWCTGMDVNPRNALLVAGIPPPPPRPVAEIEEALRAGWAPLGQYRLLGRMFRRNKNRNVALVGLTEETTHAVARKEIPGKGGVWRVIVKPPDLDNELLSRLSEFLEGECTTLGELTRALGYGNDPFDLGQDMIPEIQAPMLAQALEEALQPALQYLKYRKLNVFSGSDPPEPGEEEFESXLLHTTQMMKTWQVSDAEXRRRLLGSLRGAAFDVIHVLKINNPFITVAECLQALEQVFGVMDNPRELQIKYLTTYQKDEEKLSTYVLRLEPLLQKLVERGAIEKDVVNHAHLDQILAGAVHRTLRRELALPQDGPGPGLLQLLALRKAEEAAEQEEGLLQAGLAGRFS; from the exons ATGACGCTGAGGCTCTTAGAAGACTGGTGCACGGGGATGGATGTGAACCCTCGGAACGCGCTGTTGGTTGCcggcatc ccccccccccccccccgccctgtggCAGAAATCGAGGAGGCTCTGCGGGCTGGTTGGGCGCCCTTGGGCCAGTACAGACTGCTCGGGAGGATGTTCCGGCGGAACAAGAACAGGAATGTAGCCTTAGTAGGGCTGACTGAGGAGACTACTCATGCTGTGGCCCGTAAGGAGATACCCGGAAAAGGGGGTGTCTGGAGAGTGATCGTTAAGCCCCCAGACCTGGATAATGAACTTTTAAGCAGATTAAGTGAATTCttagagggagagtgcacaacGTTGGGGGAGTTGACCAGAGCTCTTGGATATGGAAACGACCCTTTTGACCTAGGCCAGGACATGATCCCCGAAATCCAGGCGCCTATGTTGGCACAGGCATTAGAGGAGGCTCTTCAGCCTGCCCTGCAGTACCTGAAATACAGAAAGCTGAACGTGTTCTCAGGCAGTGACCCTCCAGAACCAGGAGAAGAAGAATTTGAAAGTTAGCTGTTGCACACTACTCAGATGATGAAGACGTGGCAGGTGTCAGATGCAG AAAGAAGGCGATTGCTAGGGAGCCTTAGAGGCGCAGCATTTGATGTTATTCATGTCCTCAAGATAAACAATCCTTTCATTACAGTCGCTGAATGCCTGCAGGCTCTTGAGCAGGTATTTGGGGTTATGGATAATCCTAGGGAATTGCAGATCAAGTATCTGACCACATATCAGAAGGATGAAGAGAAATTGTCCACTTACGTGCTAAGGTTGGAGCCTTTATTACAGAAACTGGTAGAGAGAGGAGCAATTGAGAAAGATGTTGTGAATCACGCCCACCTAGACCAGATCTTGGCTGGAGCTGTCCACAGAACCCTTCGCAGGGAGCTTGCTCTGCCACAGGACGGCCCAGGCCCTGGCTTACTGCAGCTACTGGCGCTGAGAAAGGCTGAGGAGGCCGCTGAGCAGGAGGAGGGCCTTCTCCAGGCAGGATTAGCAGGGCGGTTCTCCTGA